From a single Candoia aspera isolate rCanAsp1 chromosome 2, rCanAsp1.hap2, whole genome shotgun sequence genomic region:
- the GRK6 gene encoding G protein-coupled receptor kinase 6 codes for MELENIVANTVLLKAREGGGGNRKGRSKKWRQMLQFPHISQCEDLRHTLEQDYQSLCDKQPIGRLLFRQFCDTRLELTRCVKFLDAVAEYEVAPDEKRKECGKRLIEAYLNPKSVDHISNVPLELVNLCSERLEQEPSKELFKESTKLIHDYLSMAPFADYLDSIYFNRFLQWKYLERRHVTKNTFRQYRVLGKGGFGEVCACQVRATGKMYACKKLEKKRIKKRKGEAMALNEKQILEKVNSRFVVSLAYAYETKDALCLVLTLMNGGDLKFHIYHMGEAGFEEPRAVFYAAEICCGLEDLHQERIVYRDLKPENILLDDHGHIRISDLGLAVHVPEGQTIKGRVGTVGYMAPEVVKNERYTFSPDWWALGCLLYEMIEGQSPFQQRRKKIKREEVERLVKEVQEEYSEKFSAASRSLCSMLLCKDPLERLGCRGSGAREVKDHPLFKHLNFKRLEAGMLDPPFKPDPQAIYCKDVLDIEQFSTVKGVELEPTDHDFYLKFATGSVPIPWQNEMIDTECFKELNVFGPDGATPADLDWKGQQPTLPKKGLLQRLFSRQDCCGNCSESEEEPTRL; via the exons AACAGGACTACCAGAGTTTGTGTGATAAACAGCCAATTGGACGTCTGCTTTTCCGACAGTTTTGTGACACACGACTGGAACTTACGCGCTGTGTCAAGTTCCTAGATGCTGTG GCTGAGTATGAAGTAGCCCCAGATGAGAAACGGAAGGAGTGCGGGAAGCGCCTGATTGAAGCGTATTTGAACCCTAAG AGTGTGGACCACATCTCTAACGTGCCCTTGGAGCTAGTAAATCTGTGTTCTGAGCGACTGGAACAGGAACCAAGTAAAGAACTCTTTAAGGAATCTACCAA GCTCATCCATGACTACCTTAGTATGGCACCTTTTGCTGATTATCTTGACAGCATTTATTTCAACCGCTTCCTGCAGTGGAAATATCTGGAAAG GCGGCACGTAACCAAGAACACTTTCCGTCAATATCGTGTGCTGGGGAAGGGAGGCTTTGGAGAG GTTTGCGCTTGCCAGGTGCGAGCCACTGGGAAGATGTACGCCTGCAAGAAGCTTGAGAAGAAGCGGATAAAAAAGCGGAAAGGGGAAGCCATGGCCTTAAATGAGAAGCAAATACTGGAGAAAGTGAACAGTAGGTTTGTA GTGAGTTTGGCCTACGCCTATGAAACAAAAGATGCACTGTGCTTGGTCCTGACTCTCATGAATGGTGGAGACCTGAAGTTCCACATCTACCACATGGGAGAGGCGGGATTTGAAGAGCCACGGGCTGTTTTCTATGCGGCTGAAATCTGCTGCGGCTTGGAAGACCTCCATCAAGAGAGGATAGTCTACAG GGACTTGAAGCCAGAGAATATTCTTCTGGATGACCATG GTCACATCCGCATTTCTGACCTGGGGCTGGCTGTTCATGTTCCGGAAGGACAGACAATAAAAGGTCGGGTTGGAACTGTTGGCTACATGG CTCCTGAAGTCGTGAAGAATGAACGGTACACATTCAGCCCAGACTGGTGGGCTTTAGGATGCCTCCTCTATGAGATGATTGAGGGCCAGTCTCCATTCCAGCAGCGCAGGAAGAAGATCAAGCGTGAAGAAGTGGAACGTCTGGTGAAGGAAGTCCAGGAGGAGTATTCTGAGAAGTTCTCAGCTGCCTCACGCTCACTGTGTTCCATG CTCTTGTGCAAAGACCCCCTGGAACGGTTGGGATGTCGAGGGTCTGGTGCTCGAGAGGTGAAAGACCATCCTCTGTTTAAACATCTGAATTTCAAACGGCTGGAAGCTGGGATGCTGGACCCACCTTTCAAACCTGAC CCCCAAGCTATTTATTGCAAAGATGTCCTGGATATTGAGCAGTTTTCCACAGTCAAAGGGGTAGAGTTGGAACCAACAGACCATGACTTCTATCTTAAATTTGCAACTGGAAGTGTCCCTATTCCCTGGCAAAATGAG atGATAGATACAGAATGTTTCAAGGAGCTGAATGTATTTGGTCCAGATGGAGCCACACCTGCTGATCTGGACTGGAAGGGGCAGCAGCCTACTCTGCCCAAAAAGGGTCTGCTCCAGCGTCTCTTCAGCCGACAG GACTGTTGTGGGAACTGCAGCGAAAGTGAGGAGGAACCAACTCGCCTATGA